From the genome of Lepus europaeus isolate LE1 chromosome 23, mLepTim1.pri, whole genome shotgun sequence:
CAGTCGGGGTTGGACAGTGTCCCGTCAGGACCGTTCATTCCCGGCTTCCACGGAAAAGCACCGGACGAATCCTGaacacagggcagggcaggggcaggggtgtgccgggggcacgggggggggggaggccgggGCCGCGTCGTGGCACAGGGGCGCACCTGCAGGTGTTCAAGACTTGAAACAAGGCGGAATGCACACGCAGAGGGACTCCGGGAAGGCAGGCTCGGCACAGCCCGAACCTGGGACACCACCCGCCTGGTACGTCCTGCAGCGAGCTCAAAGTCCCCAGCTCATCCCGGACTCATTCTCACCCCCAAACCCGAAGTCGGGTCCTCGTCTCCCTGCGCGCACACACGCACGAGCGCACCAGCGCTCAATCTTAACACAAACAGGAGGACACGCAGGCAGCTTCCAAAAGAGGCGAAACCGTTTATCAAGTCGGCGCCGGCGCAGTTATCTACAGTATCTACACATATCTACACGTATCTACACCGCCTGCCGGCGGGGGCTCTCGCTCGGGTCGTCTACACTGCAACTGCCGGCCGGCCACAGGACGACGCGGTCCAAGGGGAGGGAGAACAATAAATACCCGCTTCCCCAACTGCCTCAGACCGGGTGATTTGGCACTGGCGGGCAGGGGGATCCCCGCGCGGCCCTTGGGGCTGGCGGCTGCAGagacccccaccctcccaccctaaGGACCTCGAGGCCGGGGAAGGGGCGACCCGTGGCGGCCCCGGGCTAGGAAGCGCGCTCCTGCCCGGGCCGGCCGTCGGGGCGCGGGTTATCTGGGGCAGTAGTCGTAGGGGCCGGGCGGTGCGGGACCCGCGGACGAGTACATGttggctgcggcggcggcggcggcggctgctgcggcggcggcggccgggctcACGGCCGGGTGATGGTGCGCGTGCGGGTGTGCGTGCGCGTGCGGGTGGTAGCCGTGGCCGCGCAGACCCGGGAGCGGATAGGGCGCCGGCCGGCTCTTGGCCCCGAGATAGTGGTCGTAGGCGGCTGCCGGATACTTGTAGGGGTGGTGGTGCAGCGGCTCCGACGCGCCGGGCGCCTCCAGGCGCAGCTCCGGGTGCGGGGGGCTGGGCCGGCCTCCGGGAGCGCCGGGCAGCGGCACGAGTCCGCCGGCGCCGCCGGCCCCGGGCAGCGCGGGGCTCAGCACCCGCGCCAGCAGCTGCGGCGGGTGCGCGGGATCCGCCAGCACGGCCGGCCCGCCCGCGTCGCGCTCGAACTCTCGCCGGGCCTCGGCCGCGTCTGCGGGGAGTGCCGAGGGGTGAGCGAGAGGCCGCGCGCTCGGGCGCCCCGGGTGCTTCCCCGGGGCCTGCGCCCCTCGGCGGGCcggccggcgggcgggcgggcggcggcagAGGAGGAGGCGGGGTGGGGCCCGCGGGCGGGGCGCAGCCGTCGGGCCGGGCCGGGCGAGTGCGCGCTTGCCCGGGCCGTTGTGCAACCCGCGCGCGCCAAGGCCGCGAGCacgctggggagggggtggggctggggaaggggcgcAGGCGAGGCCGGGCGCGGCCGTGGCCCCAGGTCCTCGACCCCCAGCTTACCTTTCTCGGCGCCATTGGGCTGCGTCGGGGAGGCCACCGGGTTCCGCGAGCGCGCGAAGGCGCTCATGAGCGGCAGCGCGCCGGGCCGGTGGTTCCGGGGCCTGGGAAGCAGGGCGGGGCGTGAGGGcggcgccccccaccccaccccaccccggccggGCGCCCCCAGGCAGGGAAGGGGGCGGGAGAGTGGTGTCCGCTGTCTGCTTGGAGCATACTCACCAGTCCTCGGGATCACAGTCGCGGAAACCTTTGGCGAAGGGGTTGCTGGCGATCTTGAGTTGCGTGATCTACAGGGAAGCGGGCTTGAACTAGCAGCCGGCGGCCACGCGACCCCGCGGGGCGGTggacggggaggggagggggcgatCGGGGAGTGTTAGGAGGTCCCCCTCCAGGAAAGACCTCGCTGtgccgcctgcccctccccccgggaGGTCGCGCCTCCCTCCTGCAGCGCGCGCCTGGGGAGGGGCTTCGTCTCCCTccttggtggtagtggtggtgggggagaggggtcTTCACTTTGCCGCGCCCTGGGTGAGTGGGGATGTAGACCCCTGTGCCCCATGGCTGGGATGGGCACGTCGTTCGCAGTACGGGGATGGAGAACCGGGTGGACGTCCTAGGATTCTCGGGAAGCCTCCGACCCAGGCTCCCCTGATGGGAAGTTTCCGGAATGGTTTGGAAAACAAACTTTCCGGTTGCCCTCAGAGTGACAGTCGCTGCTGCAAAGGTCAAGCTGATAGGGGGCTGGCCcttggaaggagaggaggggggtAGTGTCGTGCCGCACCGTCCGCAGCACCCGCGCCGCAGGACCCGCCGAGCCTCACCCGGTGGTTCTGGTAGGCGGTGACGGCTGTGAAGCGAGTTTCCTCGAACACGAAGGTTTTGAAGTTCTCCTCGGCGTACTTCTCACTGTCTTTGCGCGGGTCCACgtagaccacatggaaacggggctGGTATCTGTGCATGGAGTTTAGAATGATCTGGAAgacaaggtgggggaggggcatcgGCTCCAGTGGGGTGGTGGGAGTTACAAAAGGAGCCGAGAGTCAGCAACGGGGCTTCCTGGGTCAGGGACAGAAAATGCTCAGCTCCCGAGAAGCCGAGACCCACTGGGGACTGCCGGGAAGGGCTGCCCCCGCGGCCGGAAGAGAACGCTGGAGTTGGGCTTCTCTTTCCTTAGGTCCCCCATAGGCAGTGAACGACACAGCCAGCAAGTCGGTGAGGCCACTGCTCCGGCATGGAGTGAATTCCACACAgcttcctgcctgccccagcctctgcccagcctgctctcccccacagcctggccccgGTGGGCgcacccaccccagccactgCCCCCGATCGCCGGGGACCCTGGAGGCCCTGCAGCGGGACCCCGGGGGCTGCTCACGTGGCCGTTATCGTCCAGCAGGTTGTTGGTCAGCTTGAGCTTGTCGAAGGACACGATCTGCTTCATCCACTGTGCGCCCTTGGCCGGCGAGTCCGGGTGGTAATGCACGCGGCCCGGTGTGGCAGGATCTGCCTTGCCCGCCACCAGCCAGGAGGAGCTGTGGAAGGCGTACCTGGCGGGCGCCGGCACCGGAATGAGGGTCCCCCCCCCCTGCCATGGTGGGGGTGGACCAAGGCTGCCTCGGCCCTTGCCCCTGCCGGGGTGCTGGGGGAAGAGCCACTGATGGAATTCAAGTCCTCCTGGGTGGGCAGTCTCTTCCCCCGGGGGGCTGGGGAAACCAGAAAACCCCCTGCAGCCCACAACCTGCgaccaagccaggagcagggaccctGCTGGGACCTGGGAAAGCGAAGCCGCGTTCCCCACGGCTCCTGGTTTCGCTGCACGCGGGTCTGCCTGCCCAGTGGCTGTTGGCCGGTGCCGACGCGGCAGGAGCCTTGGATGTGGCCTTGCCCGCAGCCTCGGGCGCAGGGCGGTCCACCGTTCCTTTTATTAATTGCTTTTAATTGTCCCAGCTGCCCAGGCCCGCCCTGCATAATCTCTCCCAGCCACCCCTCCTTTCCGGCCCCGGCTCGGGGACCCAGCGTTTCCCTGGggatggggagtggggggggaAGGAACATGGCATTCCTGCCTGGCTGTGGTGGCAGCGGGCGCCCCGAAGaaattgggggaggggagaagctgTCTGGGACCTGTGTGGCGGGAGGGGGGAGAGTCAGCCTGTGCACGTAGGCGTGTGTGGGGGGCAAGTATTCGGTTGGATGGCCACAGGGGAGGGAGAAGGTCGAGAAGGCCGGTATGAGAAGCCGGGTGCAGGTGCCCGGGAGGACCCGGCTACTCACTGACGCTCCCCAGGGCTcccgccccaggcccagggtgACCCCGAGGGCTGGCTCACCGGTAACGCTTGTCGTCCACCGGCACAAAATCCATGAGCAACATGTACTCCGCCATGGGATCCATGCCGAAGAGTTTCACTTGGAAAGTGGGGAACATGCGCCTGGGGACCGGACAGGAGCCTCAGGTCAcccctctcctccagcctcccTCGGAGGGGGTACCCCTGGCTGGGATGGGCCCAGCCTTTTCCATCTCATCTTCCACCCCGGGACTTAGCCGCTCTCACCCCAAACTAGAGGCCCCCTTTCCTGGTCACAGTGGTGATGGGCAAGTGCAGCCAGCGACAGGGCCGCTCAGGCCGGTCTCCCAAACAGAAACAGCAAGCCccacgctggggctgggccgtggagccccctctgccccagccttcctccacttttttttttttttttgcctgcctAGACCTAGACAAGCCTTGCTCCTGGCCCGGCCAGCAGCAGGACGCCTAAGCAGTGTCACCCGCAGCCTCACCGGTCtcttccccagctccagctcagtGGCTCCCGGCTCCAACAAAGTGAAACCGGGTCATCTGGCTGACTGAGCAGCTCCGGGTGGCCCCTCCAGCTGGGGCCGAGGCCCCTGGGTGCACAATTCCAGGCCTCTTGGGCCCCAACCCgattctgggggtggggagggcctcCCCCATGCGCAAAGACCCAGGCCCAAGTTCCCGCCGCCCAGGGCAGACCTTCGCCATGCCTCCCCCTTCCTCCAAATCCCGTCTCCTCGGGACCCCGACCCGACTCAGTGAACATTTTTGCAGCTCCTACGGGGGCTTTTTTCCGTGCCTGGTGGCACAGCAGTGCTGGCTACTGGGCCCTGGAGgacagccccaggctgggctcccACTTCCCAGTCCTTTCACAGGCAGCCAAGGACAAGCCTCCCGCCACCTCCCTGCCACGGGGAGCCCCTGCAGGCAGAACGTGGGGTCCCCTGGGTGAAGGTCCTTGTTGCTGGCCTGGGCCACCGACCCAGGACAAGACCAGAAGGGGAGCAGAGCACAGGCCCGGTGCTGCCCAGAGAGAACTCGACAGCGGAGAAACAGAAACCTCCCAGTGGCTGCGGCTTTGCAGAGAGGCCCCAAGCTCCCCTCTGGCTGTGCGGACACCGAGCTGCTGTGTACACTgggcagggccctgcacccgcctttGTCTGTCGCTGGTCAAGTCAGATGCGTCTGCGGAACCAGTTCCCTTCTCTGAGCTCTTAAAACAAATACAGGCCAATGGCAAGGAGGTGGCGTGCGTGCCGCGGCCCAGGCCCCACGAAACCTAGGCCTGAGCaacccccgggggggggggggcagccttcCACAGGCCCCAGCAGCACTGTTTGTGGGGGTCTCAATCTACTCCCACctcaccccatcccaccccacccccaaaccgtCCAGACAACTGCCCGACGAGCTGCTCTATCTTGCCCGCATAGACTGAATTCGGCAACCCAAGCCGACTTTCTTTGAAGTGGGATCTTGAGGGAGACGGCTGGGCGGCCCCGGGCCGGCTTCCtcggctgggtgtgtgtgtgtgtgtgtgcgtgcgtgcgtgtgtgtgtgcgcgcgcgcgcggtCCGGGCCGGCCCCGCTGGAGCTGCAGGTCCCGCAAGCCCGGGCGCCAGTGTCCCCCCAACGCGCGCTGGAGGCCGTCGCCCGAGCCGGGACGGCGCGGAGCCCAGCGCGCGGTCGGACgacaggggagggggagcccCCCGCAGGTGGCCGGgccgcgcccccacccccacagccccgcTCCACCCGGGTCCGACGGCGGCGCGCGCGGCACGCGGAGGGGCACCCTGACCTGCCGGCCTTGGTAACGATCATCTCCGTGCCCAGCTGGTTGAACTCGTCCCATAGCGCCTTCATCTCCAGCTGCACGCTCACGCTGGCCACCTTCGCGTTCTTCTTCACCGGTGCCTTGGCGGCCGCCGCGCAACTAGCCCCGGGGCCCTCgggctcggcggcggcggcggcggcggcggcggcgttaCTGGCGGCCCCAGTGGCCGGCGCGAAAGGGtaggcgcgcggcggcggcggcggcggcgggccctGGGCGCCgggggcggtggcggcggcggcggcggcggcgcacgGGTCGTAGCGCGGCGGCGGCTCGCGCGGGCCGTACGGGTCGGCGCCCGGCAAACCCCCCGCGGCCCCCAGACTGCTCAGGCTGCTGGCCGTGAAGGCTGCAACGTCGCAGAAGTGCGAGAGCTGCGTGAGCCACGGGCTGGACACGGCGGAGATCATGACCCGCGGGGGGCCGTCCCGCGCCGAGTTGAGCGCTGGCTGGCCCGCGCCGCGGCCCCGAGTGGCGGGCGCCGCGCTGCGCTGCGCTGCGCGGCGCGCTGCGTGCGCCCGGGGCCGCGCCGCCCCACACCGCGGGCCGGCCCCGAggagccgccccgccccgccccgccccgcgcacccccaccccccgcgccCAGACAATGGCCTCGCTCCCCtcctccgccccccccccgccccactccggccccggcccctcccccgccgcggccccctccccggccccccggCTCGCTCGGGCCCCCGGGGGCCCCCCGACCGCCCGGACCGGCTCCCCGGAGCGCCGGGGCCGGTGCGCGCCGGCTCCCTGAGCCCTCACCTTTTGTCTCGCCTCTGCAAAGGCTGCCTCCcgacccctctcctcctcccggtATCTCCGCGGCTCCTTCCTAGTTCTCTCACCTCCGCCCGCCCGCCTCTCCCTGCTTTCTGCTCGCTTTAGTTTCCATCCCTCTCGGCCTCTCTAACTCAGCCCGGCTATTTCTCCGTGTGCTACTGTGTCATTCGTGATCTcccctttcttaaaaaaaaaaaaagtaaacttaaacttattttttcttgATGATTTTCTGGGCTCaggttctcctctctctctcgttcttgcTGCCTTTATCTCTTCTTCGTGTC
Proteins encoded in this window:
- the TBX1 gene encoding T-box transcription factor TBX1 isoform X2 — translated: MISAVSSPWLTQLSHFCDVAAFTASSLSSLGAAGGLPGADPYGPREPPPRYDPCAAAAAAATAPGAQGPPPPPPPRAYPFAPATGAASNAAAAAAAAAEPEGPGASCAAAAKAPVKKNAKVASVSVQLEMKALWDEFNQLGTEMIVTKAGRRMFPTFQVKLFGMDPMAEYMLLMDFVPVDDKRYRYAFHSSSWLVAGKADPATPGRVHYHPDSPAKGAQWMKQIVSFDKLKLTNNLLDDNGHIILNSMHRYQPRFHVVYVDPRKDSEKYAEENFKTFVFEETRFTAVTAYQNHRITQLKIASNPFAKGFRDCDPEDWPRNHRPGALPLMSAFARSRNPVASPTQPNGAEKDAAEARREFERDAGGPAVLADPAHPPQLLARVLSPALPGAGGAGGLVPLPGAPGGRPSPPHPELRLEAPGASEPLHHHPYKYPAAAYDHYLGAKSRPAPYPLPGLRGHGYHPHAHAHPHAHHHPAVSPAAAAAAAAAAAAAANMYSSAGPAPPGPYDYCPR
- the TBX1 gene encoding T-box transcription factor TBX1 isoform X1 → MHFSTVTRDMEAFTASSLSSLGAAGGLPGADPYGPREPPPRYDPCAAAAAAATAPGAQGPPPPPPPRAYPFAPATGAASNAAAAAAAAAEPEGPGASCAAAAKAPVKKNAKVASVSVQLEMKALWDEFNQLGTEMIVTKAGRRMFPTFQVKLFGMDPMAEYMLLMDFVPVDDKRYRYAFHSSSWLVAGKADPATPGRVHYHPDSPAKGAQWMKQIVSFDKLKLTNNLLDDNGHIILNSMHRYQPRFHVVYVDPRKDSEKYAEENFKTFVFEETRFTAVTAYQNHRITQLKIASNPFAKGFRDCDPEDWPRNHRPGALPLMSAFARSRNPVASPTQPNGAEKDAAEARREFERDAGGPAVLADPAHPPQLLARVLSPALPGAGGAGGLVPLPGAPGGRPSPPHPELRLEAPGASEPLHHHPYKYPAAAYDHYLGAKSRPAPYPLPGLRGHGYHPHAHAHPHAHHHPAVSPAAAAAAAAAAAAAANMYSSAGPAPPGPYDYCPR